In Paraburkholderia acidisoli, one DNA window encodes the following:
- a CDS encoding FAD binding domain-containing protein — MNPFTYERAADPRAALVLGARPGAKYLGGGTNLVDLMRETIEHPSMLVDITGLACAIDDTGDGGLRIGAGVKNTALAADARVRERYPLLSEAILAGASAQIRNMATVGGNLLQRTRCGYFYDDAARCNKRTPGAGCDAVGGFNRMHAVLGASEHCVATHPSDMAVALAALDAVVTVEHANGTRDLPLIELHVLPGDTPHVETVLHDGELITAVTLPPAAAGRSAYRKVRDRASYAFALVSVAARLEVRDGTVKDVRLALGGVAPKPWRARAAEAALLGAPANEAAFRAAAHAELANARPLRDNAFKIELAERVIVDTLVKLAALQETR; from the coding sequence ATGAATCCCTTTACCTACGAACGCGCGGCGGACCCGCGCGCCGCGCTCGTGCTGGGCGCGCGGCCGGGCGCCAAATACCTGGGCGGCGGAACGAATCTCGTCGATTTGATGCGCGAGACCATCGAGCATCCGTCGATGCTGGTGGACATCACCGGCCTCGCCTGCGCCATCGACGACACCGGCGACGGCGGTCTGCGCATTGGCGCGGGCGTGAAGAACACCGCGCTCGCCGCCGATGCGCGCGTGCGCGAGCGTTATCCGCTATTGTCCGAAGCGATTCTCGCGGGCGCCTCCGCACAGATCCGCAACATGGCGACGGTGGGCGGCAACCTGCTCCAGCGCACGCGCTGCGGTTATTTCTACGACGACGCCGCGCGCTGCAACAAGCGCACGCCCGGCGCCGGCTGCGACGCCGTGGGGGGCTTCAACCGCATGCACGCCGTGCTCGGCGCGTCGGAGCATTGCGTGGCGACGCATCCCTCCGACATGGCCGTGGCGCTCGCCGCGCTCGACGCCGTGGTCACCGTGGAACACGCCAATGGCACGCGCGACCTCCCCTTGATCGAGCTTCACGTGCTGCCCGGCGACACCCCGCACGTGGAAACGGTGCTGCACGACGGCGAACTCATCACCGCCGTCACGCTGCCGCCCGCCGCGGCCGGACGCTCTGCCTATCGCAAGGTGCGCGACCGCGCGTCCTACGCCTTCGCGCTCGTCTCGGTGGCCGCGCGGCTCGAAGTGCGGGACGGCACGGTGAAGGACGTGCGCCTCGCGCTGGGCGGCGTGGCGCCCAAGCCGTGGCGCGCCCGCGCCGCCGAAGCCGCACTCCTGGGCGCGCCCGCGAACGAAGCGGCATTTCGCGCCGCCGCGCACGCCGAACTGGCGAACGCGCGGCCGCTGCGCGACAACGCCTTCAAGATCGAACTGGCGGAGCGCGTGATCGTCGATACGCTCGTCAAGCTCGCCGCGCTTCAGGAGACACGCTAA
- a CDS encoding xanthine dehydrogenase family protein molybdopterin-binding subunit yields MATLKDAVQAVVKKAVALAPDSFIPGGEPDPLIRHKHGLIGAAVSRIDGPLKVAGRATFAAEFPLERMTYAALKYSTIARGRIATIDTAAAEAAPGVVLVMTWRNAPRLKPLPPFGTQPKAVGGDDVPVMQDDQVHWNGQPVALVLAETQEQADHAQALIDVTYEAGEGVTSLAQAKANGAEPGVFMGEPLKLAIGDAEAKLAAAPHRIDARYTTPRHNHNPIELHAATLAWEGNTLRIHDTVQAVAHEAWSLAQVFGLDERDVHVTSPYVGGGFGSKTVWQHQVLAAAAAKLAQRPVRMTLSREGVYRLVGGRTLTEQRVALGAQGDGSFDALIHTGLIAMTPHNNMPEPFVLPAKSVYASRSFLLDVETVKLNMTANTFMRAPGEAVGTFALESAVDELAHAMGMDPIELRIRNEPEKDPTTGLPFSQRGIVDAWNAGRARFGWAARGAPGARREGDWFVGMGCATGTYPYYRMPGGAARIVLSKDGRATVSIAAHEMGMGTATAQTQIVAERLGLRMEDIDFRYADSTLPGSVLAGGSQQTAAIGASVIAAHHQLVKELLRFAGNQSPLSGLLPDEVGGRDAGLCALADESRHESYTALLARARRDEVTAEAEAPTPFELQHWSMHSHSALFCEVRVHAVTGEVRVSRFLGAFDCGRIINAKTATSQFRGGIVMGLGLALMEETQFDERSGRIMNPSLADYHVPVHLDVPEIDVIWNEEADPHTPMGARGIGEIGITGVGAAVANAVFNATGKRIRDLPITLDKVMGPA; encoded by the coding sequence ATGGCCACCCTCAAGGATGCCGTGCAAGCCGTCGTGAAGAAGGCCGTCGCGCTTGCTCCCGACAGCTTCATTCCCGGCGGCGAGCCCGACCCGCTGATCCGTCACAAACACGGTCTGATCGGCGCGGCCGTGAGCCGTATCGACGGCCCGCTGAAGGTCGCGGGCCGCGCCACCTTCGCCGCCGAATTTCCGCTGGAGCGCATGACCTACGCCGCGCTCAAGTATTCGACCATCGCACGCGGGCGCATTGCCACGATCGACACGGCGGCCGCCGAGGCCGCGCCCGGCGTGGTGCTGGTGATGACCTGGCGCAACGCGCCGCGTCTGAAGCCGCTGCCGCCGTTCGGCACGCAGCCGAAGGCCGTGGGCGGCGACGACGTGCCGGTCATGCAGGACGACCAGGTGCACTGGAACGGGCAGCCGGTCGCGCTGGTGCTGGCCGAAACGCAGGAACAGGCCGATCACGCGCAAGCCCTGATCGACGTGACCTACGAAGCTGGCGAAGGCGTGACCTCGCTCGCGCAGGCGAAGGCCAACGGCGCCGAGCCCGGCGTATTCATGGGCGAACCGCTCAAGCTCGCCATCGGCGACGCCGAGGCAAAGCTGGCCGCCGCGCCGCACCGGATCGACGCGCGCTACACCACGCCGCGTCACAATCACAATCCGATCGAACTGCATGCGGCCACGCTCGCGTGGGAAGGCAACACGCTGCGCATTCACGACACCGTGCAGGCCGTGGCGCACGAGGCATGGTCGCTCGCGCAGGTATTCGGCCTCGACGAACGCGACGTGCACGTCACCTCGCCGTACGTGGGCGGCGGCTTCGGCTCGAAGACCGTGTGGCAGCATCAGGTGCTCGCGGCCGCCGCGGCCAAACTCGCGCAGCGCCCCGTGCGCATGACCTTGTCGCGCGAAGGCGTGTATCGCCTCGTGGGTGGCCGCACGCTCACGGAGCAACGCGTGGCGCTCGGCGCGCAGGGCGACGGCAGCTTCGACGCGCTGATCCACACCGGCCTGATCGCGATGACGCCGCACAACAACATGCCCGAGCCGTTCGTGCTGCCCGCGAAGAGCGTGTATGCGTCGCGCAGCTTTCTGCTCGACGTGGAGACCGTCAAGCTGAACATGACGGCCAACACCTTCATGCGCGCGCCCGGCGAAGCGGTGGGCACGTTCGCGCTGGAATCGGCCGTCGACGAACTCGCGCACGCCATGGGCATGGACCCGATCGAACTGCGCATCCGCAACGAGCCGGAAAAAGATCCGACCACGGGGTTACCGTTCTCGCAGCGCGGCATTGTCGACGCGTGGAACGCCGGGCGTGCGCGCTTCGGCTGGGCCGCGCGCGGGGCGCCCGGTGCGCGCCGCGAAGGCGACTGGTTCGTGGGCATGGGTTGCGCGACCGGCACCTACCCGTACTACCGCATGCCGGGCGGCGCCGCGCGCATCGTCTTGAGCAAGGACGGCCGTGCGACCGTGAGCATCGCGGCGCACGAAATGGGCATGGGCACCGCGACCGCGCAAACGCAGATCGTGGCGGAACGCCTTGGCTTGCGCATGGAAGACATCGACTTCCGTTACGCCGACTCCACGCTGCCGGGCAGCGTGCTCGCGGGCGGCTCGCAGCAGACGGCCGCGATCGGCGCTTCGGTGATCGCCGCGCATCACCAGCTCGTGAAGGAACTGCTGCGCTTCGCGGGCAACCAGTCGCCGCTCTCCGGCCTGCTGCCCGACGAAGTGGGCGGACGCGACGCCGGCCTCTGCGCGCTCGCCGACGAAAGCCGCCATGAAAGCTACACCGCCCTGCTCGCGCGTGCCCGCCGCGACGAAGTGACCGCCGAGGCCGAAGCACCCACACCGTTCGAGTTGCAGCATTGGTCGATGCACAGCCACAGCGCGCTCTTTTGCGAAGTGCGCGTGCATGCGGTAACCGGCGAAGTGCGCGTGAGCCGCTTCCTGGGCGCGTTCGACTGCGGCCGCATCATCAACGCCAAAACCGCCACCAGCCAGTTTCGCGGCGGCATCGTCATGGGTCTCGGCCTTGCGTTGATGGAAGAAACCCAGTTCGACGAGCGCAGCGGCCGCATCATGAATCCGTCGCTCGCCGACTACCACGTGCCCGTGCATCTCGACGTGCCGGAAATCGACGTGATCTGGAACGAGGAAGCGGACCCTCACACGCCGATGGGCGCACGCGGCATTGGCGAGATCGGCATCACGGGTGTGGGCGCGGCGGTCGCGAACGCGGTGTTCAACGCCACGGGCAAGCGCATTCGCGATCTACCGATCACGCTGGACAAGGTGATGGGCCCGGCCTGA
- a CDS encoding sensor histidine kinase, with amino-acid sequence MLIRKRSLRARLLLWLIVPMTAFSLAAGWFTHASARRTADLLQDAALLAAARVMASDVRWSGDNLVASVAPSTIEIVGTPEGDQVFYRVEIAGGAMIAGTSAFPPTRPAAAPRWYDARVGEMPIRAVTLTRPMYDAGRIVDVVVSVGRTLVSRDAMVASLWKPQLAYILGSIAAAMLLVCAGLTLELRPLARLARELTAHPPAGRARIDDTDVHVELKPLIAAFNACLDVIERQALTQRRFIADAAHQIRTPLTLLGTQLQYARRQGNLDDVRETLLAMHHSNRAMVTLINQLLMLAQAEAADYTTFEGEAVDLRDVVTRAVEKLALAARRRDIELAVLIAAPLPVTGSETLLSAVLANLVDNAIRYSPAGSQVTIEGDVQDGQDGQIAIRVIDQGPGIAADLRERVMEPFFRASTEEGSGLGLAIAREIVRAHRGTIALRDAPGGGLSVELHFAARRDE; translated from the coding sequence ATGTTGATCCGCAAGCGTAGCCTGCGCGCGCGGCTGCTGCTGTGGCTGATCGTGCCCATGACAGCGTTCAGCCTCGCGGCGGGCTGGTTCACGCACGCGAGCGCGCGGCGCACCGCCGATCTGCTCCAGGACGCCGCGCTGCTCGCGGCGGCGCGCGTGATGGCCTCCGACGTGCGCTGGAGCGGCGACAATCTGGTCGCGAGCGTCGCGCCCAGCACGATCGAGATCGTCGGCACCCCCGAGGGCGACCAGGTGTTCTATCGCGTCGAGATCGCGGGCGGCGCGATGATCGCGGGCACCTCGGCGTTTCCGCCCACGCGCCCCGCCGCCGCGCCGCGCTGGTACGACGCGCGCGTGGGCGAGATGCCGATCCGCGCCGTGACGCTCACCCGCCCGATGTACGACGCGGGCCGGATCGTCGACGTGGTGGTCTCGGTCGGCCGCACGCTCGTCTCGCGCGACGCCATGGTGGCGTCGCTGTGGAAACCGCAACTCGCCTACATACTCGGCAGTATCGCGGCGGCCATGCTGCTCGTGTGCGCGGGTTTGACGCTGGAGTTGCGCCCGCTCGCGCGGCTCGCGCGCGAACTGACCGCGCATCCGCCCGCGGGCCGTGCCCGTATCGACGACACCGACGTGCATGTCGAACTCAAGCCGCTGATCGCCGCGTTCAACGCGTGTCTCGACGTGATCGAGCGCCAGGCGCTCACGCAACGCCGCTTTATCGCCGACGCCGCGCACCAGATCCGCACGCCGCTCACGCTGCTCGGCACGCAGCTGCAATATGCGCGCCGCCAGGGCAATCTCGACGATGTGCGCGAAACGCTGCTCGCGATGCATCACAGCAACCGCGCCATGGTCACGCTCATCAACCAGTTGCTGATGCTCGCGCAAGCGGAGGCCGCCGACTACACCACGTTCGAAGGCGAGGCCGTGGATTTGCGCGACGTGGTCACACGCGCCGTGGAAAAGCTCGCGCTCGCGGCGCGGCGGCGCGATATCGAACTGGCCGTGTTGATTGCCGCGCCACTCCCCGTCACGGGTAGCGAAACGCTGCTCTCGGCCGTGCTCGCGAATCTCGTCGACAACGCGATCCGCTATTCGCCCGCAGGCTCGCAGGTCACGATCGAGGGCGATGTCCAGGACGGCCAGGACGGTCAGATCGCGATTCGTGTGATCGATCAGGGGCCCGGCATTGCCGCCGATTTGCGCGAGCGCGTGATGGAGCCGTTCTTCCGCGCATCGACGGAAGAAGGCAGCGGTCTCGGGCTCGCGATCGCGCGGGAGATCGTGCGCGCGCATCGCGGCACGATCGCACTGCGCGATGCGCCCGGCGGCGGATTGAGCGTCGAACTCCATTTCGCGGCGCGCCGGGACGAATGA
- a CDS encoding response regulator transcription factor, with product MKLLLIEDNGQLAHWLSKTLADEGFLVDHAPDGETAASLLHDARYDVVLLDLNLPGMSGKALLRRMRDQANDTPVLVLTATGDVGEKVICLSAGADDYVVKPFDDRELIARIKVLARRHAPARSNRIRCGTLLYDLDRRQFFVDEEPLSLTPREHAVLEALILQAGRTVSKSVLAEAINDGDAPPSSDAIEIYVSRLRKKLETSSAAIITLRGLGYLLEHVDPQA from the coding sequence ATGAAACTGCTGCTGATCGAAGACAACGGGCAACTCGCGCACTGGCTCTCGAAAACCCTCGCCGACGAGGGTTTTCTCGTCGATCACGCGCCGGACGGCGAGACCGCCGCGAGCCTGCTGCACGATGCGCGTTACGACGTCGTGCTGCTCGATCTGAATCTGCCGGGCATGTCCGGCAAGGCGCTGCTGCGCCGCATGCGCGACCAGGCGAACGACACGCCCGTGCTGGTGCTCACCGCCACGGGCGACGTCGGCGAGAAAGTCATCTGCCTGAGCGCGGGCGCCGACGACTACGTCGTCAAGCCGTTCGACGACCGCGAGTTGATCGCGCGCATCAAGGTACTCGCGCGGCGTCACGCGCCCGCGCGCTCGAACCGCATTCGCTGCGGCACGCTGCTCTACGATCTCGACCGGCGGCAGTTTTTCGTCGACGAAGAACCGCTCTCGCTCACGCCGCGCGAACACGCGGTGCTCGAAGCCCTCATTCTCCAGGCCGGCCGCACGGTTTCGAAGAGCGTGCTCGCCGAAGCCATCAACGACGGCGACGCGCCGCCGAGCAGCGACGCCATCGAAATCTACGTGTCGCGGCTGCGCAAGAAGCTCGAAACGAGCAGCGCCGCCATCATCACGCTGCGCGGACTCGGTTATCTGCTCGAACATGTTGATCCGCAAGCGTAG
- a CDS encoding ABC transporter substrate-binding protein, giving the protein MPRRAAPFRAQFRALIRTFLGCAPLWLASHAHAQPITLMTGGAAKLVYLPVILADQLGYFRREGLDVRVISAPAGIDTSTELVAGAVQGAVGYYDHTIELQSHGLDVQSVAVLMQSAGLIEVARRDDTMRSMADARGRRLGVTGFGSSTYYLTRFLVEQSGVAAGSYALVPLANEAAFERALADGSIDAGMIEEPTATRLLVRAQARPLADMRSVAATRARLGGPYVGACLYMRRDWIDAHRDDTAKLVRAVVAALHFIQTHDEAQIEAVVPTALRGGDSALYRQALAVTKPAYSPTGAMPAEAPPAVLAVLARVDPDVAARHVDLARTYTNRFTDAAPAARAE; this is encoded by the coding sequence ATGCCGCGCCGCGCCGCGCCCTTCCGCGCACAGTTTCGCGCCCTGATCCGCACCTTTCTCGGCTGCGCGCCGCTCTGGCTGGCCAGCCATGCGCACGCGCAGCCGATCACGCTGATGACGGGCGGCGCCGCGAAGCTGGTCTATCTGCCCGTGATACTCGCCGATCAGCTCGGTTATTTCCGCCGTGAGGGGCTCGACGTGCGCGTGATCTCCGCGCCGGCCGGCATCGACACGTCGACGGAACTCGTCGCGGGCGCGGTGCAAGGCGCGGTCGGCTATTACGACCACACGATCGAGCTGCAGAGTCACGGGCTCGACGTGCAGTCGGTGGCGGTGCTCATGCAGTCGGCGGGATTGATCGAAGTGGCGCGCCGCGACGACACCATGCGCTCGATGGCCGATGCGCGCGGGCGGCGCCTGGGCGTGACCGGCTTCGGTTCGTCGACGTATTACCTCACGCGCTTTCTGGTCGAGCAGTCGGGCGTGGCCGCGGGCAGTTACGCGCTCGTGCCGCTCGCGAACGAAGCCGCGTTCGAACGCGCGCTCGCCGACGGCTCGATCGACGCGGGCATGATCGAAGAGCCCACGGCCACGCGTCTGCTGGTGCGCGCGCAGGCGCGGCCGCTCGCCGACATGCGCAGCGTCGCCGCGACCCGCGCGCGACTCGGCGGCCCGTACGTGGGCGCGTGCCTCTATATGCGGCGCGACTGGATCGACGCGCATCGCGACGACACCGCGAAGCTCGTGCGCGCCGTGGTCGCGGCCTTGCACTTCATCCAGACGCACGACGAAGCGCAGATCGAAGCGGTCGTGCCCACCGCGTTGCGCGGCGGCGATTCCGCGCTGTACCGGCAGGCGCTGGCCGTCACGAAGCCCGCGTATTCGCCCACCGGCGCGATGCCCGCCGAGGCGCCACCGGCCGTGCTGGCGGTGCTGGCGCGCGTCGACCCGGATGTGGCCGCGCGCCACGTGGATCTGGCGCGCACCTACACGAACCGCTTTACCGACGCGGCGCCTGCCGCTCGCGCCGAATAA
- a CDS encoding 2Fe-2S iron-sulfur cluster-binding protein encodes MSRRAGTNEAAHHAPRVPSIANIWRPSSARSSAARKLRHAPTGPHRHFSHDAESPRRRGASQNWRGTRMHFVINGNAIELEFDPRTSLLDLLRERLHLFGAKKGCNQGACGACTVLVEGTRINSCLALAVQYQGREITTIEGLGEPGALHPLQAAFVEHDGFQCGYCTPGQICSAVGMMRELEGGVPSHVSGNVAAPRFELTPEELRERMSGNLCRCGAYNGIVEAIQETFGAPAAVPEPASSEAAQ; translated from the coding sequence ATTTCGCGGCGCGCCGGGACGAATGAGGCAGCGCACCACGCCCCGCGCGTGCCATCCATAGCAAACATCTGGCGTCCCTCTTCCGCGCGATCGAGCGCGGCGCGGAAATTGCGGCATGCACCCACCGGTCCGCACCGGCATTTCTCCCATGACGCCGAATCACCTCGGCGTCGCGGCGCGAGCCAGAACTGGAGGGGAACACGCATGCATTTCGTTATCAACGGCAACGCGATCGAGCTGGAGTTCGACCCGAGAACCTCGCTGCTCGACCTGCTTCGCGAGCGGCTGCATCTCTTTGGTGCGAAAAAGGGCTGCAACCAGGGCGCATGCGGCGCCTGCACCGTCCTCGTCGAGGGCACCCGCATCAACAGTTGCCTGGCGCTCGCCGTGCAATATCAGGGCCGGGAGATCACCACCATCGAAGGGCTGGGCGAGCCGGGCGCATTGCATCCGCTTCAGGCCGCGTTCGTCGAGCACGACGGCTTTCAGTGCGGCTACTGTACGCCGGGCCAGATCTGTTCGGCCGTGGGCATGATGCGCGAACTGGAGGGCGGCGTGCCCAGCCATGTCAGCGGCAACGTGGCGGCGCCGCGCTTCGAATTGACGCCCGAGGAACTGCGCGAGCGCATGAGCGGCAATCTGTGCCGCTGCGGCGCGTACAACGGCATCGTCGAGGCGATCCAGGAAACCTTCGGCGCCCCCGCCGCCGTGCCGGAACCTGCCAGCAGCGAGGCCGCCCAATGA
- a CDS encoding quinone oxidoreductase family protein — translation MRAIQIHEYGGPEVLRRVEIEIPKPGPDEVLVRVVTAGVNFMDVHTRQGKYRDSRTYPVRIPCTLGMEGAGDVVAVGERVTNCRKGDRVAWCIAWGAYADYAVVPAARVATLPDGIAYDLAAAAIFQGSTAHYLLEDVARLGAGDTCLIHAASGGIGQLLVQLAKRRGVEVFATTSSAEKADVARARGADHVLMYEDGAFADRIRDMTHGKGVDVVFDAVGRTTLRDSFRATRTRGLVVNYGSVTGPMRDLDPYELGEAGSLFLTRPRLADHLADAPTVQRRANDVFAAILQGALDVEINGRYTLDNVETAHAALEERRQSGKAVMDIA, via the coding sequence ATGCGAGCGATCCAGATACACGAATACGGCGGCCCCGAAGTGCTGCGGCGCGTCGAGATCGAGATACCGAAGCCGGGCCCCGACGAGGTGCTCGTGCGCGTCGTCACGGCGGGCGTCAACTTCATGGACGTCCACACGCGCCAGGGCAAGTACCGCGATTCGCGCACCTATCCCGTGCGCATTCCGTGCACGCTCGGCATGGAAGGCGCGGGCGACGTGGTCGCCGTGGGCGAGCGCGTCACGAACTGCCGCAAGGGCGACCGCGTGGCGTGGTGCATCGCGTGGGGCGCGTATGCCGACTACGCCGTCGTGCCCGCGGCGCGCGTGGCGACGCTGCCCGACGGCATCGCCTACGACCTCGCGGCGGCCGCCATCTTCCAGGGCTCGACCGCCCACTATCTGCTCGAAGACGTCGCGCGTCTCGGCGCGGGCGACACCTGCCTGATCCACGCGGCGTCGGGCGGAATCGGTCAGTTGCTCGTGCAACTCGCGAAGCGGCGCGGCGTGGAAGTGTTCGCAACCACCAGTTCGGCCGAGAAAGCCGACGTCGCCCGCGCGCGCGGCGCCGACCACGTGCTGATGTACGAAGACGGCGCGTTCGCCGACCGCATCCGCGACATGACGCACGGCAAAGGCGTGGACGTGGTGTTCGACGCCGTGGGCCGCACCACGCTGCGCGACAGTTTTCGCGCGACGCGCACGCGCGGGCTCGTGGTCAACTACGGCTCGGTCACGGGCCCGATGCGCGACCTCGATCCGTACGAACTCGGCGAAGCCGGCTCGCTGTTCCTCACGCGCCCGCGTCTCGCCGACCATCTCGCCGACGCGCCCACCGTGCAGCGCCGCGCCAACGACGTGTTCGCCGCAATCCTGCAAGGCGCGCTCGACGTGGAGATCAACGGCCGCTACACGCTCGACAACGTCGAGACCGCGCATGCGGCGCTCGAGGAACGGCGGCAATCGGGCAAGGCCGTGATGGATATCGCTTGA
- the tcuC gene encoding MFS transporter, translated as MESANHLPAESRFRSVFRVVSGNFLEMFDFTVYAYYASAIARTFFPADNEFVSLLLALSVFGAGFFMRPIGALVLGAYVDRHGRRKGLILSLSLMALGTACVAFVPGYASIGVLAPMIVLIGRLLQGFSAGVELGGVSVYLSEIATPGKRGFFCSWQSGSQQVAVIFAASLGVLLNQLLPADQVSAWGWRVPFWIGCLIVPFLFLIRRTLRETDEFAARKHHPRIGEIMKSMVDNAGLIVAGMGLVVMTTASFYLITTYTPTFGKSVLHLSSIDSLIVTVCVGVSNLIWLPVSGAVSDRLGRRPILLTFALLAAVTAYPAMQWLVAAPSFERLLLVELWLSVLYAWYNGAMVVALTELMPAHVRTTGFSMAYSLATLIGGFTPAISTSLIHYTGDKAAPGAWMAMAGVCGAVATLVLYRSQAARNGYKAA; from the coding sequence ATGGAATCCGCCAACCACCTTCCCGCGGAATCGCGTTTCCGGTCGGTCTTCCGCGTCGTCAGCGGCAACTTTCTGGAGATGTTCGACTTCACGGTGTACGCGTACTACGCGAGCGCGATCGCGCGCACCTTCTTTCCCGCCGACAATGAATTCGTCTCGCTGCTGCTCGCGCTCTCCGTGTTCGGCGCGGGCTTCTTCATGCGGCCCATCGGCGCGCTCGTGCTCGGCGCCTACGTGGACCGTCACGGCCGCCGCAAGGGCCTGATTCTTTCCCTTTCGCTGATGGCGCTCGGCACCGCGTGCGTGGCATTTGTGCCGGGCTACGCGAGCATCGGCGTGCTCGCGCCCATGATCGTGCTGATCGGCCGGCTGTTGCAGGGCTTTTCGGCGGGCGTCGAACTCGGCGGCGTCTCCGTGTATCTCTCGGAGATCGCCACGCCGGGCAAGCGCGGCTTCTTCTGCTCGTGGCAGTCGGGCAGCCAGCAGGTCGCCGTCATTTTCGCGGCCTCGCTCGGCGTGCTGCTCAACCAGCTGCTGCCCGCCGACCAGGTGAGCGCATGGGGCTGGCGCGTGCCGTTCTGGATCGGCTGCCTGATCGTGCCGTTCCTGTTCCTGATTCGCCGCACGCTGCGCGAAACCGACGAATTCGCGGCCCGCAAGCATCATCCGCGTATCGGCGAAATCATGAAGTCGATGGTCGATAACGCCGGCCTGATCGTCGCGGGCATGGGCCTCGTGGTCATGACCACGGCCTCCTTCTACCTCATCACGACCTACACGCCCACGTTCGGCAAGAGCGTGCTGCATCTCTCGTCGATCGACTCGCTGATCGTGACGGTGTGCGTGGGCGTGTCGAACCTGATCTGGCTGCCGGTCTCGGGCGCGGTCTCCGACCGGCTCGGCCGCCGCCCGATCCTGCTGACCTTCGCGCTGCTCGCCGCTGTGACCGCGTATCCGGCCATGCAATGGCTCGTGGCCGCGCCCTCGTTCGAGCGCCTGCTGCTGGTGGAGTTGTGGCTCTCGGTGCTCTACGCGTGGTACAACGGTGCGATGGTGGTCGCGCTCACCGAACTGATGCCGGCGCACGTGCGCACAACAGGCTTCTCGATGGCGTACAGTCTCGCCACGCTGATCGGCGGCTTCACGCCGGCCATCTCGACCTCGCTGATCCACTACACCGGCGACAAGGCCGCGCCCGGTGCATGGATGGCCATGGCGGGCGTGTGCGGCGCCGTGGCCACGCTGGTGCTGTACCGTTCGCAGGCGGCACGCAACGGCTACAAGGCGGCCTGA